The Euphorbia lathyris chromosome 8, ddEupLath1.1, whole genome shotgun sequence genome has a window encoding:
- the LOC136202408 gene encoding uncharacterized protein isoform X1: MMFVLVSGSPQYFSGLVAPHHSKLPSRIQKCKDIRFRNENETIIGGRLQGFAAKPFSNIHVFSTRGDQSQLSYEELPPEPFMLSVVKEAIWSMKSLFTFLVEQPSQLKYIEWPGFQTTLRTAILTLVIVALLIVALASVDSILCYVLALLLRRTA; this comes from the exons ATGATGTTTGTTTTGGTCTCCGGATCTCCCCAATACTTTTCAG GTTTGGTTGCTCCTCATCATTCTAAATTACCTTCAAGGATTCAGAAGTGTAAAGATATCAGATTTCGTAATGAAAATGAGACG ATTATTGGAGGAAGATTACAAGGTTTTGCTGCAAAGCCTTTTAGCAATATTCATGTATTCTCAACAAGAGGAGATCAATCTCAGTTGAGCTATGAAGAATTGCCTCCGGAACCTTTTATGCTTAGTGTTGTTAAGGAAGCTATATG GTCTATGAAATCTTTATTTACATTTCTGGTTGAGCAACCTAGTCAATTGAAATACATAGAATGGCCCGGCTTCCAAACCACG CTGAGGACGGCGATCTTGACCCTTGTTATCGTAGCACTACTCATTGTCGCGTTAGCGTCGGTTGATTCGATACTGTGCTATGTTTTGGCTTTGCTCCTGAGGAGGACTGCATGA
- the LOC136202408 gene encoding uncharacterized protein isoform X2, whose amino-acid sequence MMFVLVSGSPQYFSGLVAPHHSKLPSRIQKCKDIRFRNENETIIGGRLQGFAAKPFSNIHVFSTRGDQSQLSYEELPPEPFMLSVVKEAIWSMKSLFTFLVEQPSQLKYIEWPGFQTTLRTAILTLVIVALLIFENVFSCYSPFRFCKRKDQCLL is encoded by the exons ATGATGTTTGTTTTGGTCTCCGGATCTCCCCAATACTTTTCAG GTTTGGTTGCTCCTCATCATTCTAAATTACCTTCAAGGATTCAGAAGTGTAAAGATATCAGATTTCGTAATGAAAATGAGACG ATTATTGGAGGAAGATTACAAGGTTTTGCTGCAAAGCCTTTTAGCAATATTCATGTATTCTCAACAAGAGGAGATCAATCTCAGTTGAGCTATGAAGAATTGCCTCCGGAACCTTTTATGCTTAGTGTTGTTAAGGAAGCTATATG GTCTATGAAATCTTTATTTACATTTCTGGTTGAGCAACCTAGTCAATTGAAATACATAGAATGGCCCGGCTTCCAAACCACG CTAAGGACGGCAATCCTGACCCTTGTTATTGTAGCGCTGCTCATTTTCGAGAATGTGTTTTCGTGTTACTCTCCCTTTAGGTTTTGTAAACGAAAAGATCAATGTTTATTGTAG
- the LOC136202407 gene encoding uncharacterized protein: MQRVDPFASLEQLCHVSSSQEEQLSNSRFAGEPEDEFFSDYDPGGIAVASTGIEMISLPDSPNEKEYDVFHTPAEEFSLSFSQEQQQKNVAVDPAVEAVAGDGTMDDSRAVDLGKNTDLGFSAEVEVTERIAIDSGAKSSPGRNRLNHNKVIHFESMNFRVKEGEVNAIDSYGKTPANKLKIMDKNLDRNSPEPCLASNAAKTLERVVKSIEKLKSPSKNSKKLDQNVVSDSSRNIPGTRTSNFLQTAKKLSIEGASLRNCLNSRQNHQNENVNALDKEFQGDGSAKRKLDETLESEIEENVAVSGVNLDSIYDMDKLRNVRPSSENSFRNVRPCSENSSGKRKSFGGKRVLPVSLLGNISNAQEQVVSKKEITVLDVLRELAKEHTFDHSLAKLSALEAAKRGGMNFP; the protein is encoded by the coding sequence ATGCAAAGAGTCGATCCTTTTGCTTCATTAGAACAACTCTGTCATGTATCTTCCTCTCAAGAAGAACAATTGAGTAACTCCAGGTTCGCCGGTGAACcagaggatgaattcttttccGACTACGATCCCGGCGGTATTGCCGTTGCCTCCACCGGaatcgagatgatttcccttcCGGATTCTCCCAACGAGAAGGAATATGACGTTTTCCATACCCCAGCGGAAGagttctctctctctttctctcagGAGCAGCAACAGAAGAATGTTGCCGTCGACCCGGCGGTTGAGGCGGTTGCAGGCGATGGAACTATGGATGATTCGAGAGCAGTCGATTTGGGGAAGAATACGGATTTAGGATTTTCTGCAGAGGTGGAGGTAACAGAGAGGATTGCGATCGATTCAGGCGCAAAATCATCCCCTGGTAGGAATCGACTTAATCATAACAAGGTAATTCACTTTGAATCTATGAATTTTAGGGTTAAAGAGGGAGAAGTAAATGCAATTGATAGTTATGGCAAAACTCCAGCTAATAAATTGAAAATCATGGACAAAAATTTGGATAGGAATTCTCCAGAACCTTGTTTAGCCTCTAATGCTGCGAAAACCTTAGAAAGAGTAGTCAAATCTATTGAGAAATTGAAATCCCCATCtaaaaattcaaagaaattGGATCAAAATGTGGTGTCGGATAGTTCAAGGAATATCCCTGGCACTAGAACATCGAATTTCTTACAAACTGCTAAGAAGTTGAGCATAGAGGGGGCAAGTCTACGCAACTGCTTAAATTCACGTCAAAatcatcaaaatgaaaatgttaATGCCCTGGATAAGGAATTCCAGGGAGATGGATCTGCAAAGAGAAAGCTAGATGAGACATTAGAATCAGAAATAGAAGAGAATGTAGCAGTTTCAGGAGTTAATTTAGATAGCATTTATGATATGGACAAGCTCAGAAATGTCCGTCCTTCTAGTGAGAATTCGTTCAGAAATGTTCGTCCTTGTAGCGAGAATTCATCTGGGAAGCGTAAAAGTTTCGGAGGAAAGCGTGTACTGCCAGTGTCATTGTTGGGAAACATTAGCAATGCACAAGAACAAGTAGTGTCAAAAAAAGAGATTACAGTATTAGATGTGCTAAGAGAGCTTGCTAAGGAGCATACCTTTGATCATAGTCTTGCAAAATTGAGTGCCTTAGAGGCTGCCAAGAGGGGTGGCATGAATTTTCCTTAG